A genome region from Candidatus Methylomirabilota bacterium includes the following:
- a CDS encoding branched-chain amino acid ABC transporter permease, with protein sequence MSEVAQLLINGLVAGTILAVPAIGFTAIYAVLRFPNFTVASHATIGAFAGYVANTAGGLPAWAAVGVAFLVAGAAGVVNDEIVLKPLRPAGALTAAIAAVALTIVLENVVRFIWGNDLRGYDLPIRRDWQWAGLRIGPQQVENLVIAVLAMVALFLFLAFTRTGKAMRAVADNPMLAGIKGINADMVARLVNFVGMGLAGVGGMLLGLDTSIDPLTGFRVILSVFAAAVVGGLGSIPGAVVGALTIGVAEELSLLSLAPAYRTAVGFAAILVVLTLRPRGLLGERAY encoded by the coding sequence GTGAGCGAGGTCGCGCAGCTCCTCATCAACGGTCTCGTGGCCGGCACCATCCTCGCGGTGCCGGCCATCGGCTTCACTGCCATCTACGCGGTGCTCCGCTTCCCCAACTTCACGGTGGCTTCCCACGCCACCATCGGTGCCTTCGCCGGCTATGTCGCGAACACCGCCGGCGGCCTGCCCGCGTGGGCCGCGGTGGGGGTCGCATTCCTGGTGGCGGGCGCGGCCGGGGTGGTGAACGACGAGATCGTCCTCAAGCCGCTGCGTCCCGCCGGCGCCCTCACCGCGGCCATCGCCGCGGTGGCGCTCACCATCGTGCTCGAGAACGTGGTGCGCTTCATCTGGGGCAACGACCTCCGCGGCTACGATCTGCCCATCCGCCGCGACTGGCAGTGGGCCGGCCTGCGCATCGGCCCCCAGCAGGTGGAGAACCTGGTCATCGCCGTGCTCGCCATGGTCGCGCTGTTCCTCTTCCTCGCCTTCACGCGCACCGGTAAGGCCATGCGCGCGGTCGCGGACAATCCCATGCTCGCGGGCATCAAGGGCATCAATGCCGACATGGTCGCGCGGCTGGTCAACTTCGTCGGGATGGGCCTGGCCGGCGTCGGCGGCATGCTGCTGGGACTCGACACCAGCATCGACCCTCTCACCGGCTTCCGCGTGATCCTCTCCGTGTTCGCGGCCGCGGTGGTCGGCGGGCTCGGCTCGATTCCCGGCGCGGTGGTGGGCGCGCTCACCATCGGCGTGGCCGAGGAGCTCTCGCTGCTCTCTCTGGCACCGGCCTACCGCACCGCGGTGGGCTTCGCGGCCATCCTGGTGGTGCTCACGCTGCGTCCGCGCGGCCTTCTCGGCGAGCGGGCCTACTGA
- a CDS encoding ABC transporter substrate-binding protein produces the protein MSDDSTRISRRAVLAGATALGAAALAPRLARAQGGAIRLGTLTPLTGAGGPYGPPMRRAMEWVVSEVNAAGGVLGRKIELASEDDQTNPEAAVRAARKLIDVDKVAAIMGTWASAVTTAVAPLCWESKTFLTTVSGSDTITQLPHQGYLVRTQPNTHLQIGKLGEFILSLKSKRVFVLAAQTPFAVPSQKRLAEVLGKGGSELVGGVIYDKDKATFRSEIDQALKARPDMIYLNGYTPDTTVVMKELYKAGYTGAKIAQGYAVNQKLLDSMPAEVSDGTYTATPSPAVDSAGYKRLAKFLGTTDLDPYSCQCHDHASLVVLAIAHAKGEATGTAIKDHVRKISQGGGAKVDNAVDGLKLLAQGKEINYEGASGPCDFTDTGDIIDCKIRYDQAEKGKFKQVTIL, from the coding sequence ATGAGCGACGACTCGACCCGGATCTCCCGGCGCGCCGTGCTGGCCGGCGCCACCGCGCTGGGCGCGGCGGCCCTGGCGCCGCGGCTCGCGCGCGCGCAGGGCGGGGCCATCCGCCTCGGCACCCTGACGCCGCTCACCGGCGCCGGCGGGCCTTACGGGCCGCCCATGCGCCGCGCTATGGAGTGGGTGGTGAGCGAGGTGAACGCCGCCGGCGGCGTGCTGGGCCGCAAGATCGAGCTCGCGAGCGAGGACGACCAGACCAACCCGGAGGCGGCGGTGCGTGCGGCGCGCAAGCTCATCGACGTGGACAAGGTGGCGGCGATCATGGGCACGTGGGCCTCCGCGGTCACCACCGCGGTGGCGCCGCTCTGCTGGGAGTCCAAGACCTTCCTCACCACGGTGTCCGGATCGGACACCATCACCCAGCTCCCGCATCAGGGCTATCTCGTCCGCACCCAGCCGAACACGCATCTGCAGATCGGCAAGCTCGGCGAGTTCATCCTCTCGCTGAAGTCCAAGCGCGTGTTCGTGCTGGCCGCGCAGACCCCGTTCGCGGTGCCGTCGCAGAAGCGCCTCGCTGAGGTGCTCGGCAAGGGCGGCTCGGAGCTGGTGGGCGGGGTCATCTACGACAAGGACAAAGCGACGTTCCGGTCGGAGATCGACCAGGCGCTGAAGGCGAGGCCGGACATGATCTATCTGAACGGCTACACGCCGGACACGACGGTGGTGATGAAGGAGCTCTACAAGGCCGGCTACACCGGCGCCAAGATCGCCCAGGGCTACGCGGTGAACCAGAAGCTCCTGGACTCCATGCCCGCGGAGGTGTCGGACGGCACCTACACCGCCACGCCCTCGCCCGCGGTGGACTCGGCCGGTTACAAGCGCCTGGCCAAGTTCCTGGGCACCACCGACCTCGATCCCTACTCCTGCCAGTGCCACGACCACGCGAGCCTGGTCGTCCTCGCCATCGCGCACGCCAAGGGCGAGGCGACCGGCACTGCCATCAAGGACCACGTCCGCAAGATCTCGCAGGGCGGGGGCGCCAAGGTCGACAACGCGGTGGACGGGCTCAAGCTGCTCGCCCAGGGCAAGGAGATCAACTACGAGGGCGCCAGCGGGCCGTGCGACTTCACCGACACGGGCGACATCATCGACTGCAAGATCCGATACGACCAGGCCGAGAAGGGCAAGTTCAAGCAGGTGACGATTCTCTAG
- a CDS encoding pyridoxamine 5'-phosphate oxidase family protein, with product MTFKDVVTSVEELRALMGEPSELALRKDIGRLDQHCRAFIARSPFVLIATADRSGRCDVSPKGDAPGFVEVLDERHLIIPDRPGNKRYDGIRNLIENPGIGLLFLVPRSEETLRVNGRAQIVRDADVLARFAVQGKLPQLAIAVEVQESFLHCAKCVKRSGLWDAARWPDLAGLASPAQMFLDHAKPRDMTLEALEQRLQDGYRKNLY from the coding sequence ATGACGTTCAAGGACGTGGTGACGTCGGTGGAGGAGCTGCGCGCGCTCATGGGCGAGCCCAGCGAGCTGGCGCTGCGCAAGGACATCGGCCGGCTCGATCAGCACTGCCGCGCGTTCATCGCGCGCTCCCCGTTCGTGCTGATCGCGACGGCGGACCGATCCGGCCGCTGTGACGTGAGCCCCAAGGGCGACGCGCCCGGATTCGTCGAGGTGCTGGACGAGCGGCACCTCATCATTCCGGACCGTCCGGGCAACAAGCGCTACGACGGGATCCGCAACCTCATCGAGAATCCCGGGATCGGCCTCCTGTTCCTCGTGCCGCGCAGCGAGGAGACCCTGCGCGTCAACGGCCGCGCCCAGATCGTCCGCGACGCCGACGTGCTGGCGCGCTTCGCGGTGCAGGGAAAGCTCCCGCAGCTCGCCATCGCCGTCGAGGTGCAGGAGAGCTTCCTCCACTGCGCGAAGTGCGTGAAGCGCTCGGGGCTGTGGGACGCCGCCCGGTGGCCCGATCTCGCCGGGCTTGCCTCGCCGGCCCAGATGTTCCTCGACCACGCCAAGCCGCGCGACATGACGCTCGAGGCGCTCGAGCAGCGCCTGCAGGACGGCTACCGGAAGAACCTCTACTGA
- a CDS encoding ABC transporter ATP-binding protein, which produces MMGPERSEGRVTLLACEGLVAGYSAADEVLKGVDLTIERGEIVSIIGPNGAGKSTLLKVVAGILTPSRGTVRLGDRAIQGRAPREISALGVAFVPQEQNIFPTMSVRENLEIGGYVDPVGARRRIDAIFERFPALGEKRRHAARTLSGGQRQILAMAMALMVDPALLLLDEPSAGLAPQAAERLFETIAAINADGVSIAMVEQNALEALAIARRGYILVDGRNSRTGPAAELAADAEVRRIFLGGA; this is translated from the coding sequence ATGATGGGTCCCGAGCGGAGCGAGGGCCGCGTGACGCTGCTCGCGTGCGAGGGCCTGGTCGCAGGCTACAGCGCCGCCGATGAGGTGCTGAAAGGCGTGGACCTCACCATCGAGCGCGGTGAGATCGTGAGCATCATCGGCCCGAACGGCGCGGGCAAGTCCACCCTGCTCAAGGTGGTCGCGGGGATCCTGACGCCGAGTCGGGGCACCGTGCGGCTCGGCGACCGGGCGATCCAGGGCCGGGCCCCGCGGGAGATCTCCGCGCTCGGCGTCGCGTTCGTGCCGCAGGAGCAGAACATCTTCCCCACGATGTCGGTGCGCGAGAACCTCGAGATCGGCGGCTACGTGGACCCCGTCGGCGCCCGCCGGCGGATCGACGCGATCTTCGAGCGCTTCCCCGCGCTCGGCGAGAAGCGCCGTCACGCCGCGCGCACGCTGTCGGGCGGGCAGCGGCAGATCCTCGCGATGGCCATGGCGCTGATGGTGGATCCGGCCCTGCTGCTGCTCGACGAGCCCTCGGCGGGACTGGCGCCCCAGGCGGCGGAGCGGCTCTTCGAGACCATTGCCGCCATCAATGCCGATGGCGTGTCCATTGCCATGGTGGAGCAGAACGCACTCGAGGCCCTCGCCATCGCCCGGCGCGGTTATATTCTTGTGGACGGCCGGAACAGCCGGACGGGGCCCGCCGCCGAGCTGGCGGCGGACGCCGAGGTGAGACGGATATTCCTGGGGGGTGCGTGA
- a CDS encoding ABC transporter ATP-binding protein, with product MPALLEVAGLRRAFYGVQALAGADLRVRAGTITGLIGPNGAGKTTLFNCVSGLIPPDAGRVVFDGEDMTGWRADRVTRRGLVRTFQIARGFPRLSVLENLMLYGARQPGEALWRALARPRAVAEREDALRARAFDVARRLNLMPVVNAAASDLSGGQKKLLELGRALMTDPKLILLDEPIAGVNPTLAGEIARHLASLRADGITFLIIEHHLDVIARLCDPVIVLAEGRHLAEGSFAALAADPRVQEAYMGRRMVGEPQPQAR from the coding sequence GTGCCCGCGCTCCTCGAGGTCGCCGGGCTCCGCCGCGCGTTCTATGGCGTCCAGGCCCTGGCCGGCGCCGACCTCCGCGTGCGCGCGGGCACCATCACCGGCCTGATCGGCCCGAACGGGGCGGGGAAGACCACGCTCTTCAACTGTGTCTCCGGGCTGATCCCCCCCGACGCGGGCCGCGTCGTGTTCGACGGCGAGGACATGACGGGGTGGCGCGCGGATCGGGTCACGCGGCGCGGACTGGTGCGCACGTTCCAGATCGCGCGCGGCTTCCCGCGCCTGTCCGTGCTGGAAAATCTCATGCTCTACGGCGCCCGGCAGCCCGGGGAGGCGCTCTGGCGGGCGCTCGCCCGGCCGCGCGCGGTCGCCGAGCGCGAGGACGCCCTGCGGGCGCGCGCCTTCGACGTGGCCCGCCGCCTCAACCTGATGCCGGTCGTCAACGCGGCGGCATCCGACCTGTCGGGCGGGCAGAAGAAGCTGCTCGAGCTGGGCCGCGCGCTCATGACCGATCCCAAGTTGATCCTGCTCGACGAGCCGATCGCGGGCGTCAATCCCACGCTCGCCGGCGAGATCGCCCGGCACCTCGCGTCACTGCGCGCCGACGGCATCACCTTCCTCATCATCGAGCATCACCTCGACGTGATCGCACGCCTCTGCGACCCCGTGATCGTGCTCGCGGAGGGCCGGCACCTCGCGGAAGGCTCCTTCGCCGCGCTCGCGGCCGACCCGCGCGTCCAGGAGGCCTACATGGGAAGAAGAATGGTTGGCGAGCCGCAGCCGCAGGCGAGGTGA
- a CDS encoding ABC transporter substrate-binding protein: protein MRTLGARVAALFVLLLAAAPAWAQGELRVAIPWTPENLDPTMNLSSLRSQVGVSVFDSLVGRDADGKIVGELAESWRALDDRTWQLKLRRGVTFHNGEPFNAEGVRFTFQRVLNPEQKSPNRATVSEVERVDVVDDLTVNLVLRAPYAPFLARLIDFPMVPPKYTAEKGNQGLALRPVGTGPFRFVELVKDDHMIVEAFDKHWRGQPRIKRIVFKPIPEPFTRAAALRNGEVDLITTVPPTLVGELDKVAGVRVQRVPSTWQIYLGLNAFKKPLSDVRVRQALNYATDVDAIIKNVMDGNGRRLEGPFTPNVFGFDPSVKGYAPDPARARRLLAEAGYPDGVEVTLDAPAGRYQGDKEIAEALGGQWQKAGFRPKVQVAEWGAYFKKYLGKQMQDAYLLGLGGPMQDADELYNLVSSKGRGLYYKNERVDELFDQGRATTDPTRRRKVYADLARAMIEDATWVFLMQQVDIYATRDRLVWTPRPDQWLLFHSAMLK from the coding sequence GTGAGGACGCTCGGGGCCCGCGTCGCCGCGCTGTTCGTCCTGCTGCTCGCCGCCGCGCCCGCCTGGGCCCAGGGTGAACTGCGCGTGGCCATTCCGTGGACGCCCGAGAACCTCGACCCGACGATGAACCTCTCCTCACTCCGCTCGCAGGTGGGCGTGAGCGTGTTCGATTCGCTGGTTGGACGCGACGCCGACGGCAAGATCGTGGGCGAGCTGGCGGAGTCCTGGCGCGCGCTGGACGACCGCACCTGGCAGCTCAAGCTCCGCCGCGGCGTCACGTTCCACAACGGCGAGCCGTTCAACGCCGAGGGCGTGCGCTTCACGTTCCAGCGCGTGCTGAATCCGGAGCAGAAGTCCCCCAACCGCGCCACCGTCTCCGAGGTCGAGCGCGTGGACGTGGTGGACGACCTCACCGTGAACCTCGTGCTGCGCGCGCCGTACGCGCCGTTCCTCGCCCGGCTGATCGACTTCCCGATGGTGCCGCCGAAGTACACCGCCGAGAAGGGCAATCAGGGCCTGGCCCTCCGGCCCGTCGGCACCGGCCCCTTCCGCTTTGTCGAGCTGGTGAAGGACGACCACATGATCGTGGAGGCCTTCGACAAGCACTGGCGGGGCCAGCCGCGGATCAAGAGGATCGTCTTCAAACCCATCCCGGAGCCGTTCACTCGGGCGGCCGCGCTGCGCAACGGCGAGGTGGATCTCATCACCACGGTGCCGCCCACCCTCGTCGGCGAGCTCGACAAGGTGGCGGGCGTGCGCGTGCAGCGCGTCCCCAGCACCTGGCAGATCTACCTCGGCCTCAACGCCTTCAAGAAGCCGCTGTCCGACGTCCGCGTCCGCCAGGCGCTCAACTACGCCACCGACGTGGACGCCATCATCAAGAACGTGATGGACGGCAACGGCCGGCGCCTCGAGGGCCCGTTCACTCCCAACGTGTTCGGATTCGACCCCTCGGTCAAGGGCTACGCGCCCGATCCGGCCCGCGCCCGGCGCCTGCTGGCCGAGGCCGGCTATCCCGACGGCGTCGAGGTGACGCTGGACGCGCCCGCCGGCCGCTATCAAGGGGACAAGGAGATCGCGGAGGCGCTGGGCGGACAGTGGCAGAAGGCGGGGTTCCGCCCGAAGGTCCAGGTCGCGGAGTGGGGCGCCTACTTCAAGAAGTACCTGGGCAAGCAGATGCAGGACGCGTATCTGCTCGGTCTCGGCGGCCCCATGCAAGACGCCGACGAGCTTTATAACCTGGTCTCCTCCAAGGGACGCGGGCTCTACTACAAGAACGAGCGGGTCGACGAGCTGTTCGATCAAGGCCGCGCGACGACGGACCCGACCCGCCGCCGCAAGGTCTACGCGGACCTCGCGCGCGCCATGATCGAAGACGCGACGTGGGTGTTCCTGATGCAGCAGGTGGACATCTACGCCACGCGCGATCGCCTGGTCTGGACGCCCCGTCCCGACCAGTGGCTGCTCTTTCACTCGGCCATGCTGAAGTAG
- a CDS encoding uroporphyrinogen decarboxylase family protein: protein MTKRERIAAAIAGQPVDRVPVAFWRHVPDVDHTAKGLADAMLAFHRRWDLDLIKIMSSGVSCVEDWGCRVAYQGSPNGAKTCTEHAVKRTGDWARITPLDPGAGALGRELEALRLIVKGRADDAPALHTIFSPLTIARKLAGDRLDADLAAGPAEVEAALETIAATVTRYAAAARDAGADGFFFATQHASRDAISERDFERYELPYMRRILEQLAAGGGLTMLHLHGKDIYFDACADLPAAILNWHDRLTGPTLAEGKRRGTVAAGLGEAGTLRRGPVEAVRAEASDALVQTGGRGHVLTTGCVLPLDVPDANLQAVIEAARSFHA, encoded by the coding sequence ATGACGAAGCGCGAGCGTATCGCCGCCGCCATCGCGGGCCAGCCCGTGGATCGCGTGCCCGTGGCCTTCTGGCGCCACGTCCCCGACGTCGATCACACCGCGAAGGGCCTCGCCGACGCGATGCTGGCGTTTCACCGCCGCTGGGATCTCGACCTCATCAAGATCATGTCGAGCGGCGTCTCCTGCGTGGAGGACTGGGGCTGCCGGGTCGCCTATCAGGGCTCGCCCAACGGCGCCAAGACGTGCACCGAGCATGCCGTGAAGCGCACCGGCGACTGGGCGCGGATCACGCCGCTCGATCCCGGCGCCGGGGCGCTCGGCCGCGAGCTCGAGGCGCTGCGCCTGATCGTGAAGGGGCGCGCCGACGACGCGCCCGCGCTCCACACGATCTTCTCGCCGCTCACCATCGCTCGGAAGCTCGCCGGCGACCGGCTCGACGCCGACCTGGCCGCCGGGCCGGCCGAGGTGGAGGCGGCGCTCGAGACCATCGCGGCCACCGTGACGCGCTATGCTGCGGCCGCGCGCGACGCGGGTGCGGACGGCTTCTTCTTCGCAACCCAGCACGCGAGCCGGGACGCCATCTCCGAGCGCGACTTCGAACGTTATGAGCTGCCCTACATGCGGCGCATCCTCGAGCAGCTCGCGGCGGGCGGCGGGCTCACCATGCTCCACCTCCACGGTAAGGACATCTACTTCGACGCCTGCGCCGACCTGCCCGCCGCCATCCTCAACTGGCACGACCGCCTCACCGGCCCGACGCTGGCCGAGGGTAAGCGCCGCGGCACCGTGGCGGCGGGACTGGGCGAGGCGGGGACGCTGCGTCGAGGGCCCGTCGAGGCGGTGCGCGCGGAGGCGAGCGACGCCCTCGTCCAGACCGGGGGCCGCGGCCACGTGCTCACCACCGGGTGTGTGCTCCCGCTGGACGTCCCTGACGCCAATCTCCAGGCGGTGATCGAGGCCGCGCGGAGCTTCCACGCGTGA
- a CDS encoding adenylate/guanylate cyclase domain-containing protein, whose translation MPFGALRRAIVMVIFHEADHARAAVAAAQGIHRRAGELNAESGGAGPLAMHIGVNTGPALLGATKIEGRAGTRWTYTASGLTTNIAARLAAAASGGEVVLSESTRGRLEGAFTCEALGTRELKNVDAPVRLYRLR comes from the coding sequence ATGCCCTTCGGAGCGCTGCGTCGCGCAATTGTCATGGTGATCTTCCACGAGGCCGATCACGCGCGCGCGGCGGTCGCGGCGGCCCAGGGCATCCACCGCCGGGCCGGCGAGCTCAACGCCGAGTCGGGCGGCGCAGGCCCGCTCGCCATGCACATCGGAGTGAACACCGGCCCCGCGCTGCTCGGCGCGACCAAGATCGAGGGGCGGGCGGGCACGCGCTGGACCTACACCGCCTCGGGGCTAACCACCAACATCGCGGCCCGGCTGGCCGCGGCGGCGAGCGGCGGTGAGGTGGTGCTGAGCGAGAGCACGCGCGGCCGGCTCGAGGGCGCCTTCACCTGCGAGGCTCTCGGCACGCGCGAGCTGAAGAACGTCGACGCCCCGGTCCGCCTGTACCGTCTCCGCTAG
- a CDS encoding alpha/beta fold hydrolase, whose translation MSPARGGARSLLLVHGAGSGPWVFDRWPAHFPPALHLETVDLQDGLDAAHASMAQYADAVARAAQRLEHPVVVVAWSMGGLAAMMAADSADALVLLEASAPAEVQGVHRDVRPAPGVFDPEAEYGAFPDGVRARPESSLARAERKRGISVPEIACPVLVVYGDEFADERGRRLVERYGAREVALPGKSHWDLVRDPDAIRAVAGAIAALL comes from the coding sequence GTGAGCCCCGCGCGCGGGGGGGCGCGCTCGCTCCTCCTCGTCCACGGCGCGGGGAGCGGGCCGTGGGTGTTCGACCGCTGGCCCGCGCACTTTCCCCCCGCACTCCACCTCGAGACGGTGGATCTCCAGGACGGCCTGGACGCGGCGCACGCCTCGATGGCCCAGTACGCCGACGCCGTTGCGCGCGCGGCCCAGCGGCTCGAGCATCCGGTCGTCGTGGTCGCCTGGAGCATGGGTGGCCTCGCGGCCATGATGGCGGCCGACAGCGCGGATGCCCTGGTCCTGCTCGAGGCGAGCGCGCCGGCCGAGGTGCAGGGCGTGCATCGGGACGTGCGGCCCGCGCCCGGCGTCTTCGATCCCGAGGCCGAGTACGGCGCCTTCCCGGACGGGGTGCGCGCGCGACCGGAGTCGTCGTTGGCCCGCGCCGAGCGCAAGCGCGGCATCTCGGTACCGGAGATCGCGTGCCCGGTCCTGGTGGTCTACGGGGACGAGTTCGCCGACGAGCGGGGCCGGCGCCTCGTCGAGCGGTACGGAGCGCGCGAGGTGGCGCTCCCGGGCAAGAGCCACTGGGATCTCGTGCGCGATCCGGACGCGATCCGCGCAGTGGCTGGGGCGATCGCGGCGCTCCTCTGA
- a CDS encoding 3-oxoacyl-[acyl-carrier-protein] synthase III C-terminal domain-containing protein has product MKPFVVNRYGRIVFPESFFPELDFSVFETLEQFAAVIKRDFEEKAPNETDIVARIEARTYGGRYELLRDLALNLFWVNRYAMTMYEKRPTRWRDVARQRDDVFLPVFKPWDGAELTAAIEAGYRGLGPSWDEGTEDKIFRILLDVFRHKKGAGAELPAIKPTVAELLGSPKSLTYHLLAYNPDFPGYGYNDIIEYAHTVPELEAVMRQAMVLHNQYRWDRARTRLTEVGQLHDDDYVVVFHPRNDDVLDFIRRVKTGRRGRSRRPAPAESRRPLSPYPPVAVAKRFSVLPRLEALAVYKGERPCTNDDLIRNAAYCWSPMSAEEIERKTGITQRLYTELDLDHIALLAARRALEKSGRRPEEIGAVLFCSCTSVKMMPSLATWLSSQLGIFQTRASFDMVAACAGLPYGLSEAVRLLQETERPVLVVCGEKFSDKIGTVRTSRMIFADGAAAMVLAPAPPGAPSDIEVYQTYASGPVSEVDSIIWPNPEFDNNITVFGPEVRALAKRYLSQMIDEMRELPNTEGGSGSLLDAVDLIVPHQANKTMVIHLAKGAGVGPDRLYFNIGSVGNTSSASIPIAIHDAVQEGVIDRPMRIFAPGFGAGAVAGYVVMRLDPSVVA; this is encoded by the coding sequence ATGAAGCCATTCGTCGTCAACCGCTACGGCCGGATCGTCTTCCCCGAGAGCTTCTTCCCCGAGCTCGACTTCTCGGTGTTCGAGACCCTCGAGCAGTTCGCGGCGGTGATCAAGCGGGACTTCGAGGAAAAGGCCCCCAACGAGACGGACATCGTCGCGCGCATCGAGGCCAGGACCTATGGCGGGCGCTACGAGCTCTTGCGCGACCTCGCCCTGAACCTCTTCTGGGTGAACCGCTACGCGATGACGATGTACGAGAAGCGCCCCACGCGCTGGCGCGACGTGGCCCGCCAGCGCGACGACGTCTTCCTGCCCGTCTTCAAGCCGTGGGACGGGGCGGAGCTCACCGCGGCGATCGAGGCCGGCTACCGCGGGCTCGGGCCGTCGTGGGACGAGGGCACCGAGGACAAGATCTTCCGCATCCTCCTCGACGTGTTCCGCCACAAGAAGGGCGCGGGCGCGGAGCTCCCCGCCATCAAGCCCACGGTGGCCGAGCTCCTCGGGAGCCCGAAAAGCCTCACCTATCACCTGCTCGCGTACAATCCCGACTTTCCCGGCTACGGCTACAACGACATCATCGAGTACGCGCACACCGTGCCCGAGCTCGAGGCGGTGATGCGGCAGGCCATGGTGCTCCACAACCAGTATCGCTGGGACCGCGCGCGCACGCGCCTCACCGAGGTCGGCCAGCTCCACGACGACGACTACGTGGTGGTCTTCCACCCGCGCAACGACGACGTGCTCGATTTCATCCGGCGGGTCAAGACGGGCCGCCGCGGCCGCTCGCGCCGGCCCGCCCCCGCCGAGTCGCGCCGTCCGCTGTCGCCGTATCCGCCGGTCGCGGTGGCCAAGCGCTTCAGCGTCCTGCCGCGTCTGGAGGCGCTGGCCGTCTACAAGGGCGAGCGCCCGTGCACCAACGACGACTTGATCCGCAACGCCGCCTACTGCTGGTCGCCGATGAGCGCAGAGGAGATCGAGCGCAAGACCGGGATCACCCAGCGGCTCTACACCGAGCTGGATCTCGACCACATCGCGCTTCTTGCCGCCCGCCGGGCTCTCGAGAAGTCCGGCCGCCGGCCCGAGGAGATCGGCGCCGTGCTCTTCTGCTCGTGCACGAGCGTGAAGATGATGCCGTCGCTGGCGACCTGGCTGTCGAGCCAGCTCGGCATCTTCCAGACGCGCGCCTCCTTCGACATGGTGGCGGCGTGCGCGGGGCTGCCGTACGGCCTCTCCGAGGCGGTGCGCCTGCTCCAGGAGACGGAGCGGCCGGTACTGGTCGTGTGCGGGGAGAAGTTTTCCGACAAGATCGGGACCGTGCGCACCTCACGGATGATCTTCGCGGATGGCGCCGCGGCCATGGTGCTCGCGCCGGCCCCGCCGGGCGCGCCCTCGGACATCGAGGTGTACCAGACCTACGCGTCGGGGCCGGTTTCGGAGGTGGATTCGATCATCTGGCCCAATCCCGAGTTCGACAACAACATCACGGTGTTCGGCCCCGAAGTGCGCGCGCTCGCGAAGCGGTACTTGAGCCAGATGATCGACGAGATGCGCGAGCTGCCCAACACCGAGGGCGGCTCGGGGTCGCTGCTGGATGCGGTGGACCTCATCGTGCCGCATCAGGCCAACAAGACCATGGTGATCCACCTCGCCAAGGGCGCGGGCGTCGGCCCCGATCGCCTCTACTTCAACATCGGCTCGGTGGGCAACACCTCGTCGGCGAGCATCCCCATCGCTATCCACGACGCGGTGCAGGAGGGTGTCATCGACCGGCCCATGCGCATCTTTGCCCCGGGCTTTGGCGCGGGGGCGGTGGCCGGATACGTCGTCATGCGGCTGGATCCATCCGTGGTCGCGTGA